Proteins encoded together in one Myxococcales bacterium window:
- a CDS encoding sigma-54-dependent Fis family transcriptional regulator, translating into MCEALAAELEVHGIEAVYRTEPRSALELVLADDFDAVVTDLNMPGLNGVELCQRIAENRRDVPVVVVTAFGSLDTAIATIRAGAFDFLPKPFDVEDVVVAVERAVRDKSLRKEVQRLRGALAEPSPPKGLLGSSPAMQGVLDLVERVAGSDVSVLVTGESGSGKEVVAREIHARSAIAPGPFVAVNCAAIPEALLESELFGHARGAFTDARSQRRGLFVEADGGTLLLDEIGEMPLTMQAKLLRALEERAVRPVGSNSPVPFTARLIAATNKNLEAAVQERAFREDLYYRIHVVHIEVPPLRVRGPDVLELAQAFLKRAATRQNKDVRGLSSAVAERLLGYAWPGNVRELVNCIERAVALARFSELSVDDLPERVRAYPTSPLVLAADADDLVPLEELERRYVVRVLEAVGGNKSSAAKILGLDRTTLYRMMARFGLR; encoded by the coding sequence ATGTGCGAGGCGCTCGCCGCGGAGCTCGAGGTGCACGGGATCGAGGCCGTGTACCGGACCGAGCCGCGGTCGGCCCTCGAACTCGTCCTCGCGGACGATTTCGACGCGGTCGTCACCGACCTCAACATGCCGGGCTTGAACGGGGTGGAGCTCTGCCAGCGCATCGCGGAGAACCGGCGTGACGTCCCCGTCGTCGTCGTGACCGCGTTCGGCTCGCTCGACACCGCGATCGCGACGATCCGTGCGGGGGCGTTCGACTTCCTCCCGAAGCCGTTCGACGTGGAGGACGTCGTCGTCGCCGTAGAGCGCGCCGTTCGGGACAAGTCCCTCCGAAAGGAGGTGCAGCGCCTGAGAGGGGCTCTCGCGGAGCCGTCACCTCCGAAGGGGCTGCTCGGGTCGAGCCCGGCGATGCAGGGCGTTCTCGATCTCGTCGAGCGCGTCGCCGGCTCGGACGTGAGCGTGCTCGTCACGGGGGAGAGCGGGAGCGGAAAAGAGGTCGTGGCGCGCGAGATCCACGCGCGGAGCGCCATCGCTCCGGGCCCCTTTGTCGCAGTCAACTGCGCGGCCATCCCCGAGGCCCTGCTCGAGAGCGAGCTCTTCGGGCACGCGCGAGGCGCGTTCACCGATGCCCGAAGCCAAAGGCGAGGCCTGTTCGTCGAAGCCGATGGCGGCACTCTGCTGCTCGACGAGATCGGAGAGATGCCCCTCACCATGCAGGCGAAGCTCCTGCGCGCGCTCGAGGAGCGGGCCGTACGCCCGGTTGGGAGCAACAGCCCGGTGCCGTTTACCGCCCGCCTCATCGCCGCCACCAACAAAAACCTCGAAGCGGCCGTCCAGGAGCGCGCGTTCCGCGAGGACCTCTACTACCGCATTCACGTCGTCCACATCGAGGTGCCACCGCTCCGTGTCCGGGGCCCGGACGTGCTCGAGCTCGCGCAGGCGTTCCTGAAGAGGGCCGCCACGCGGCAAAACAAGGACGTCCGTGGCCTCTCGAGCGCCGTGGCCGAGAGGTTGCTCGGCTACGCGTGGCCGGGGAACGTGCGGGAGCTCGTGAACTGCATCGAGCGAGCTGTCGCGCTCGCGCGTTTCTCGGAGCTCAGCGTCGACGATCTGCCCGAGCGTGTCCGTGCATACCCCACGAGCCCTCTCGTGCTCGCGGCGGACGCCGACGATCTCGTCCCCTTGGAGGAGCTCGAGCGACGCTACGTCGTGAGGGTGCTCGAGGCGGTCGGAGGCAACAAGTCGAGCGCCGCCAAGATCCTCGGCCTCGACCGGACGACGCTCTACCGCATGATGGCGCGGTTCGGCCTCCGATGA
- a CDS encoding type II toxin-antitoxin system PemK/MazF family toxin — translation MDGVRDVRRGDIYWVVDPSGGSVPPIAHPHVVVQDDVLNASRLSTVVVVALTTNLRRATEPGNVRLDEGEGGLPKPSVVVVSQIVSVDKASLGERIGALSTERVDAVLDGLALQQRSFGRSP, via the coding sequence ATGGACGGCGTGCGTGACGTTCGACGCGGCGACATCTACTGGGTGGTGGATCCTTCGGGGGGGAGCGTGCCGCCGATCGCGCACCCGCACGTCGTCGTCCAAGACGACGTCCTCAACGCGTCTCGCCTGTCGACGGTGGTCGTGGTGGCGTTGACGACGAACCTCCGCCGCGCCACGGAGCCCGGGAACGTGCGGCTCGACGAGGGCGAGGGGGGCTTGCCGAAGCCGAGCGTCGTCGTCGTGTCGCAGATCGTCTCGGTGGACAAAGCGAGCCTCGGCGAGAGGATCGGCGCGCTCTCGACGGAGCGGGTCGACGCCGTGCTCGATGGGCTCGCGCTGCAGCAACGGTCGTTCGGGCGGTCTCCGTGA
- a CDS encoding ABC transporter permease, whose protein sequence is MSSLTVMVRLELADALRSRWALFTAGVYALVFGMFVWLGLRESSVLGFTGLSRVVLNMANAVVLAVPLVALVATCQTVVRARQSGFFELMMSQPLRRSDWFYGAVVSRFVVVAGPLVLLLVGALVVGAIASPRDTALVSVVLRSLAVTAALSWAFIGLGFLVSTRARTPERATVAALLVWLMASALHDFALIGLLLRVRLSPQVVFALAAANPVEAARIAILGAIDPELSVLGPVGFWLAHSLGPTLSVVVGVAWPLCLGTAALVRAERTLSRSDLVG, encoded by the coding sequence ATGAGCTCGCTCACGGTCATGGTGCGTCTCGAGCTCGCCGACGCGCTCCGCTCGCGATGGGCGCTCTTCACGGCGGGGGTCTATGCCCTGGTGTTCGGCATGTTCGTGTGGCTTGGCCTTCGCGAGAGCAGCGTGCTCGGGTTCACCGGGCTCTCGCGGGTGGTGCTCAACATGGCGAACGCCGTGGTCCTCGCGGTGCCCCTCGTGGCTCTGGTCGCGACCTGTCAGACCGTCGTGCGGGCGCGCCAGAGCGGGTTCTTCGAGCTCATGATGTCGCAGCCGCTCCGCCGCTCCGACTGGTTCTACGGCGCAGTCGTCTCGCGGTTCGTGGTCGTCGCCGGTCCGCTCGTCCTCCTGCTCGTGGGCGCGCTCGTGGTGGGGGCGATCGCGTCGCCACGGGACACCGCGCTCGTATCGGTCGTGCTGCGCAGCCTCGCCGTGACCGCGGCGCTCTCATGGGCGTTCATCGGGCTCGGGTTTCTCGTCTCGACGCGCGCGCGTACCCCCGAGCGCGCCACGGTCGCCGCGCTGCTCGTGTGGCTCATGGCGAGCGCGCTCCACGACTTTGCGCTCATCGGGCTACTCCTGCGCGTGAGGCTCTCGCCCCAGGTGGTCTTCGCGCTCGCCGCAGCGAACCCCGTCGAAGCGGCGCGCATCGCGATCCTCGGGGCCATCGATCCGGAGCTCTCCGTGCTCGGGCCCGTGGGCTTCTGGCTGGCGCATTCGCTCGGACCGACGCTCTCCGTGGTCGTCGGGGTCGCCTGGCCGCTCTGCCTAGGGACCGCCGCGCTCGTGCGGGCGGAGCGCACCTTGTCGCGGTCCGATCTCGTGGGCTGA
- the nosD gene encoding nitrous oxide reductase family maturation protein NosD, whose translation MTSRRVLVVAGLVAALGVGSRASGGLPVEGAPAVGPSASGRPAEGARASSFAELRELVERPDGPSHVTLAPGTFRGDLTIVRPLRISGSAGSILEGTGLGTVVTIKASDVALEDLVVRHSGRRHTTEDAGIKATGDRISLSRVRVEDALFGVSLLECHGCLVEGVHVRGDGEDSELRGDGIKLWESNDSIVRGCLVEGARDLVVWYTKRATLERNVVRHSRYGAHFMYAHDARVVGNRFEHDVVGVFVMYSLRLRVERNVLAGARGAAGVGLGLKDSDAVDVVGNWLVGNTTGTYLDNTPRTPEDPVTFEGNVLAVNDVAARFHGAGAGVTMRGNELKNNAVVVEVDGGGHALAVRATGNHFSDYEGYDLDGDGVGDVPYEVKALSSDLTEKHPALKMFHGTAALGVVDAVARAVPVFANHLLFVDRSPRIAPLALETP comes from the coding sequence GTGACGTCACGCCGCGTGCTGGTCGTCGCGGGGCTCGTCGCCGCCCTCGGCGTCGGGTCGAGGGCGTCGGGTGGGCTCCCGGTCGAAGGCGCACCGGCCGTGGGGCCCTCGGCGTCGGGTCGCCCGGCCGAAGGCGCGCGTGCGTCGTCCTTCGCGGAGCTCCGCGAGCTCGTGGAGCGGCCGGACGGGCCCTCCCACGTCACGTTGGCGCCTGGGACGTTTCGAGGTGACCTCACCATCGTCCGCCCGCTCCGCATCTCGGGCAGTGCGGGCTCCATCCTCGAGGGCACCGGGCTCGGCACCGTCGTCACGATCAAGGCGAGCGACGTCGCGCTGGAGGACCTCGTGGTGCGCCACTCGGGGAGGCGGCATACGACGGAGGACGCCGGCATCAAGGCGACGGGCGACCGCATCTCCCTCTCCCGCGTTCGTGTCGAGGACGCGCTCTTCGGTGTCTCCCTCCTGGAGTGCCACGGGTGTCTCGTCGAAGGGGTGCACGTCCGCGGAGATGGGGAGGACAGCGAGCTGCGGGGTGACGGGATCAAGCTCTGGGAGTCGAACGACTCGATCGTGCGAGGGTGCCTCGTCGAGGGCGCCCGGGATCTCGTCGTCTGGTACACGAAGCGCGCGACGCTCGAGCGGAACGTCGTTCGCCATAGCCGTTATGGTGCTCACTTCATGTACGCCCACGACGCGCGTGTCGTGGGGAATCGATTCGAGCACGACGTGGTCGGGGTCTTCGTGATGTACAGCCTCCGGCTCCGCGTCGAGCGCAACGTGCTCGCGGGTGCGCGTGGGGCCGCGGGCGTCGGGCTCGGCCTGAAAGACAGCGACGCCGTCGACGTCGTCGGGAACTGGCTGGTGGGCAATACGACCGGCACCTACCTCGACAATACCCCGCGCACGCCGGAAGATCCGGTCACCTTCGAGGGCAACGTGCTCGCCGTGAACGACGTCGCCGCGCGATTCCACGGCGCAGGAGCGGGCGTGACCATGCGGGGAAACGAGCTCAAGAACAACGCCGTGGTCGTCGAGGTCGACGGCGGCGGCCACGCCCTGGCCGTTCGGGCCACGGGCAATCACTTCTCGGACTACGAGGGGTACGATCTCGATGGCGACGGTGTGGGCGACGTCCCCTACGAGGTGAAGGCGCTCTCGAGCGACCTCACCGAGAAGCACCCGGCTCTCAAGATGTTCCACGGGACCGCGGCGCTCGGAGTGGTCGACGCCGTCGCGCGGGCCGTACCCGTCTTCGCCAATCATCTTCTGTTCGTGGACCGATCCCCAAGGATCGCGCCGCTCGCGCTGGAGACGCCATGA
- a CDS encoding HAMP domain-containing histidine kinase, translated as MRVTLKLLLWFLVCVVLGLGLNAVLAVRAELSRYEATLSERHEVMGKVLRAAFVEVVRRDGVPRAVSVLESSDQGVRQVNLRWVHLTKDAPGAYRPAVAVERLGALRADDDAHIHDGGHLRSYVLVQLEGLPDSAIELSEELDAENVVRRTVAHEARAVVLIALGIAVVAFLAGAVVVARPMQALVEHARRIGGGDLSAAVVAASNDEIADLGTEMNAMCSELRSARAATMKALDELRHADRLTTVGKLASGLAHELGTPLNVVALRAKSIARAPSADTQVRDAATAIAEQATRMTELVRRLLDFARRKPPKAGKVDLGAVVVRTLRLLEPLASKTSVTMKAEVDVCPAVTGDAGQLEQVVTNLVMNAIQAMPEGGVVRVKSSRADGPVPGGDPDAKGHAVLVVEDTGPGIAPEVLPHVFEPFFTTKEIGAGTGLGLSVCYGIVVDHRGAIEARSPDGSGARLVVRLPEALS; from the coding sequence ATGCGCGTGACCCTCAAGTTGCTCTTATGGTTTCTCGTCTGCGTGGTGCTCGGGCTCGGCCTGAACGCGGTGCTCGCGGTTCGCGCCGAGCTGTCGCGCTACGAGGCGACCCTGTCCGAGCGCCACGAGGTCATGGGCAAGGTTCTCCGCGCGGCCTTCGTGGAGGTCGTGCGACGTGATGGTGTGCCCCGGGCCGTCTCCGTCCTCGAGTCATCGGATCAAGGCGTTCGACAGGTCAACCTGCGCTGGGTGCACCTCACGAAGGACGCCCCCGGCGCCTACCGGCCTGCGGTCGCCGTGGAGCGCCTCGGCGCCCTTCGTGCCGACGACGATGCGCACATCCATGATGGCGGCCATTTGCGCTCGTACGTGCTGGTCCAGTTGGAGGGGCTGCCCGACTCGGCGATCGAGCTGTCGGAGGAGCTCGACGCCGAGAACGTGGTCCGTCGGACTGTCGCGCACGAAGCGCGTGCCGTCGTGCTCATCGCCCTCGGAATCGCCGTGGTCGCGTTCCTCGCCGGGGCGGTCGTCGTGGCGCGCCCCATGCAAGCGCTCGTCGAGCATGCTCGTCGCATCGGCGGTGGAGACCTGTCGGCGGCCGTCGTCGCCGCGTCGAACGACGAGATCGCCGACCTGGGGACCGAGATGAACGCCATGTGCTCCGAGCTGCGCTCTGCTCGTGCGGCGACGATGAAGGCGCTCGACGAGCTTCGGCACGCCGACCGCCTCACCACGGTCGGGAAGCTCGCGTCGGGCCTGGCGCACGAGCTCGGGACCCCGCTCAACGTGGTCGCCTTGCGCGCGAAGTCCATCGCGCGCGCGCCCTCGGCGGATACGCAGGTGCGAGATGCGGCGACGGCCATCGCCGAGCAGGCGACGAGGATGACGGAGCTCGTGAGGAGGCTGCTCGACTTTGCCCGGCGCAAGCCGCCCAAGGCGGGGAAGGTCGACCTCGGCGCGGTGGTCGTACGAACGCTGCGGCTGCTCGAGCCGCTCGCGTCGAAGACCAGCGTGACGATGAAGGCGGAGGTCGACGTCTGCCCGGCCGTGACGGGTGACGCCGGCCAGCTCGAGCAGGTCGTGACGAACCTCGTGATGAACGCCATTCAAGCGATGCCGGAGGGGGGCGTCGTGCGGGTCAAATCATCGCGCGCGGACGGTCCCGTACCGGGCGGGGATCCCGACGCGAAGGGGCACGCCGTACTCGTTGTCGAGGACACGGGGCCCGGCATCGCCCCCGAAGTCCTGCCGCACGTCTTCGAGCCGTTCTTCACCACGAAGGAGATCGGTGCCGGGACCGGGCTCGGTCTCTCGGTGTGCTACGGGATCGTCGTCGACCATCGCGGCGCGATCGAGGCCCGCTCCCCCGACGGGAGCGGAGCAAGGCTCGTCGTTCGCCTTCCGGAGGCCCTCTCGTGA
- a CDS encoding mechanosensitive ion channel family protein: protein MRAKPSLPLVVLVVLLLPASAMAEDAPDLTKLAGFVRWTGILMSVPVMVAGAVGLRIVESIATRLGRRFTNRRPLVQKWESILRFAVYIVTGSVCVWLSFRIDTTTLTVIGGTLAVAVGFALRDLIASFIAGITIMFDRPFQVGDRVEFAGQYGDIVQIGLRSVRMNTLDHNIITIPNSRVLTDVTASGNWGALEMQTPFDFYVGLDQDIELAQEIVREACLTSPYVFLAKEVPVLCKQVILGDYCAMLLKARPYVFDCKYEKAFETDVHLRVRKAFKKHGILPPAVLHRRQDDPRAQV, encoded by the coding sequence ATGAGAGCCAAACCCTCGCTTCCGCTCGTCGTTCTCGTCGTGCTGCTCCTGCCCGCGTCGGCCATGGCAGAGGACGCTCCCGACCTCACCAAGCTCGCGGGGTTCGTGAGGTGGACAGGCATCCTCATGTCCGTCCCCGTCATGGTCGCTGGCGCCGTGGGCCTGCGCATCGTCGAGTCGATCGCTACTCGGCTCGGACGCAGGTTCACGAACCGGCGCCCCCTCGTACAGAAGTGGGAGTCGATCCTTCGGTTCGCCGTCTACATCGTAACGGGGAGCGTGTGTGTATGGCTGTCGTTCCGCATCGACACGACGACGCTCACGGTCATCGGGGGCACGCTGGCCGTAGCGGTGGGTTTCGCCCTCCGGGACCTCATCGCGTCGTTCATCGCCGGCATCACCATCATGTTCGACCGGCCCTTCCAAGTGGGGGATCGTGTCGAGTTCGCGGGGCAATACGGTGATATCGTGCAGATCGGGCTGCGCAGCGTGCGGATGAACACCCTCGATCACAACATCATCACGATCCCGAACAGCCGCGTACTCACGGACGTGACGGCGAGCGGCAACTGGGGGGCGCTCGAGATGCAGACGCCGTTCGACTTCTACGTCGGCCTCGATCAAGACATCGAGCTCGCACAGGAGATCGTGCGCGAGGCGTGCCTCACGAGCCCGTACGTCTTCTTGGCGAAGGAGGTGCCGGTGCTGTGCAAGCAGGTCATCTTGGGGGACTACTGCGCCATGCTGCTAAAGGCGCGCCCGTACGTCTTCGACTGCAAATACGAGAAGGCGTTCGAGACGGACGTGCACCTCCGCGTGAGGAAGGCCTTCAAGAAGCACGGGATTTTGCCGCCTGCCGTGCTCCACAGGCGCCAGGACGACCCACGCGCTCAAGTGTGA
- a CDS encoding B12-binding domain-containing radical SAM protein: MIRIAPDEPFRTPVAQPRLPRAMREPPALDPRPSRAVARSHALLVNPFYAKDPNASFGKHALTPTLALTSIAAATPSGWSVEIFDENLLLGAPPCDPCPEVVGISVHLTFAERAFELARYYRARGAKVVLGGLHVLSCPEDCAPHADALALGEGVALWPRILEDAARGELRPRYEAAFDGDYAREPAPRRDLLPRESFLTTTSLNATRGCHNRCGFCYLATDGLKMPYRLREPAQIAKEIEADGQPYAVFTDNNLGSNRAYLRELCRVLAPLGIIWSAAVTIDVTDDPSLVRAMALSGCTGVFVGFESLTDENLSDARKKTPRAEDYLRRVRLLHEHGIQVNGSFVVGFEHDTKACFAELAEWVIAARLESATFHILTPYPSTPLFRKLEAEGRILHREYSKYDTAHAVFRPKHMTPEELEHGYAWLYQRVFMPDAIWARRPTDPRAVPAYLAMSLLYKKSNPLWHALIATGQVRRVWSPMVSLTRRRHARFREELRGKDSSDPFAPRDELPLPGYVVPGPRPGLASPERPTRRALAVLPAGV, from the coding sequence ATGATTCGCATCGCCCCCGACGAGCCCTTTCGTACCCCGGTTGCGCAGCCGCGCCTGCCCCGCGCCATGCGCGAGCCCCCGGCGCTCGATCCGCGGCCTTCGCGAGCGGTGGCCCGGTCGCACGCGCTCCTCGTGAACCCGTTCTACGCGAAGGACCCGAACGCGAGCTTCGGCAAACATGCGCTCACGCCGACGCTCGCGCTCACCAGCATCGCCGCCGCGACGCCCTCCGGATGGAGCGTGGAGATCTTCGACGAGAACCTCTTGCTCGGCGCGCCGCCGTGCGATCCGTGCCCCGAGGTGGTCGGCATCTCCGTGCACCTCACGTTCGCCGAGCGCGCGTTCGAGCTCGCGCGGTACTACCGCGCCCGGGGGGCCAAGGTGGTGCTCGGTGGGCTCCACGTGCTCTCGTGCCCGGAGGACTGCGCGCCTCACGCGGACGCGCTCGCGCTCGGAGAAGGGGTCGCCCTCTGGCCTCGCATTCTGGAGGACGCGGCGCGGGGCGAGCTTCGCCCGAGGTACGAGGCGGCGTTCGACGGGGACTATGCGCGTGAGCCCGCCCCCCGTCGTGATCTCTTGCCTCGCGAGTCGTTCCTCACGACGACGTCGCTCAACGCGACGCGCGGGTGCCACAACCGCTGTGGGTTCTGTTACCTCGCGACCGACGGGCTCAAGATGCCGTACCGCCTCCGCGAGCCCGCGCAGATCGCGAAAGAGATCGAGGCCGACGGGCAGCCCTATGCCGTCTTCACGGACAACAACCTCGGCTCGAACCGCGCTTACCTCCGGGAGCTGTGCCGGGTGCTCGCGCCCCTCGGCATCATCTGGAGCGCCGCCGTCACGATCGACGTCACCGACGACCCGAGCCTCGTTCGCGCCATGGCCCTCTCGGGCTGCACGGGGGTCTTCGTGGGGTTCGAGTCCCTCACGGACGAGAACCTCTCCGACGCGCGCAAGAAGACCCCGCGCGCCGAAGACTACCTCAGGCGCGTCCGGCTCCTGCACGAGCATGGCATCCAGGTGAACGGGAGCTTCGTCGTAGGGTTCGAGCACGACACGAAGGCGTGTTTCGCCGAGCTCGCCGAGTGGGTGATCGCGGCGCGGCTCGAGTCGGCCACGTTCCACATCTTGACTCCGTACCCGAGCACCCCGCTCTTCCGAAAGCTCGAGGCCGAGGGGCGTATCCTCCACCGCGAGTACTCGAAGTACGACACCGCGCACGCCGTGTTTCGGCCGAAGCACATGACCCCCGAGGAGCTCGAGCACGGGTACGCGTGGCTCTACCAGCGGGTGTTCATGCCGGACGCGATCTGGGCGCGAAGGCCGACCGATCCGCGCGCCGTGCCCGCGTACCTCGCGATGAGCCTCCTCTACAAAAAGAGCAACCCGCTCTGGCACGCGCTGATCGCGACGGGCCAGGTGCGGAGGGTGTGGTCGCCGATGGTGTCTCTCACGAGGCGGAGGCACGCGCGGTTTCGGGAGGAGCTCCGCGGGAAGGACTCGAGCGATCCGTTCGCCCCGCGCGACGAGCTCCCGCTCCCGGGGTACGTGGTGCCAGGTCCGCGACCTGGGCTCGCGTCTCCCGAGCGGCCCACGAGGCGCGCGTTGGCCGTCCTCCCCGCCGGGGTGTGA
- a CDS encoding ABC transporter ATP-binding protein, giving the protein MITIAQVRKSFDAVTALDGVSLGIEKGERVAFVGANGSGKTTLLRAMLGLVQVEGKITIAGSDVAREPEIAMRSVAYIPQIAPPIDAPVSEVVKACAALRGRPIEAIRERAERLGLSMGIVAGKRFRDLSGGMKQKLLAAMALAAETPILVCDEPTANLDGAARAAFFEQLEERPATGIVVLCSHRIEEVRQIVGRVVELAEGKIVRDASLTELLRDLRAFRVEVAVRDGGDELVAKLLALGFSGAGSRRYAAHVSQGEKVGLVTRLLKEHEDSLADLSVVPVDDFSVAAGAMRPRPRLEVVA; this is encoded by the coding sequence ATGATCACCATCGCGCAAGTGAGAAAATCGTTCGACGCCGTGACGGCGCTCGACGGGGTGTCCCTCGGTATCGAGAAGGGGGAGCGTGTCGCCTTCGTCGGGGCCAACGGGTCGGGGAAGACGACGCTTCTGCGGGCCATGCTCGGCCTCGTCCAGGTCGAAGGCAAGATCACCATCGCGGGCAGTGACGTCGCCCGTGAGCCCGAGATCGCGATGCGCAGCGTGGCCTACATTCCGCAGATCGCTCCGCCGATCGACGCCCCCGTGTCCGAGGTCGTGAAGGCGTGTGCCGCCCTGCGTGGCCGGCCCATCGAGGCCATTCGCGAGCGCGCCGAGCGCCTCGGTTTGTCCATGGGCATCGTCGCCGGCAAACGGTTCCGCGACCTGTCGGGGGGGATGAAGCAAAAGCTCCTCGCGGCGATGGCGCTCGCGGCCGAGACGCCGATCCTCGTGTGCGACGAGCCGACGGCGAACCTCGACGGGGCCGCTCGCGCAGCCTTCTTCGAGCAACTCGAGGAGCGGCCGGCGACGGGGATCGTGGTGCTGTGCTCTCACCGTATCGAGGAGGTTCGGCAGATCGTCGGCCGGGTCGTCGAGCTCGCTGAAGGCAAGATCGTACGCGACGCGTCGTTGACGGAGCTCTTGCGTGACCTCCGGGCCTTTCGCGTCGAGGTCGCGGTTCGAGATGGCGGCGACGAGCTCGTCGCGAAGCTCCTCGCGCTCGGGTTCTCGGGTGCTGGGTCGCGTCGGTACGCCGCGCATGTCTCGCAAGGAGAGAAGGTGGGCCTCGTGACCCGCCTCTTGAAGGAGCACGAGGACTCGCTCGCGGATCTCTCGGTCGTGCCCGTCGACGACTTCTCCGTCGCCGCGGGTGCGATGCGCCCGCGCCCGCGGCTCGAGGTCGTGGCATGA
- a CDS encoding c-type cytochrome, producing MKSLVVLSLLAALAGCSKSEPAQGTAATNGPSTATPSGPSGGGKIDMAAAKTIYDSRCGACHGLTGKGDGAGAAALNPKPRNYTDKAWQSSVTDEQIRKTIVYGGAAVGKSPVMPGSPDLDSKPEVVDGLVAIVRGFGK from the coding sequence ATGAAGAGCCTCGTCGTCCTAAGCCTCCTCGCCGCCCTCGCCGGTTGCAGCAAATCCGAACCCGCTCAGGGGACGGCCGCCACGAACGGCCCCTCCACCGCGACGCCCTCGGGGCCGAGCGGAGGAGGCAAGATCGACATGGCCGCGGCGAAGACCATCTACGATTCGCGCTGCGGCGCGTGCCACGGGCTCACCGGCAAGGGTGACGGTGCCGGAGCCGCAGCCCTTAACCCGAAGCCGCGGAACTACACCGACAAAGCATGGCAGTCGTCCGTCACGGACGAGCAAATCCGAAAGACCATCGTCTACGGCGGGGCCGCCGTCGGGAAGAGCCCGGTGATGCCGGGCAGCCCCGACCTCGACTCGAAGCCCGAGGTCGTCGACGGGCTCGTCGCCATCGTGCGCGGGTTCGGAAAGTAG